One part of the Ralstonia pickettii genome encodes these proteins:
- a CDS encoding SDR family NAD(P)-dependent oxidoreductase, giving the protein MNLHLQNKLALVTGSTKGIGHAIAVALAAEGARVIVNGRTEASVGDAIARLRTEVPDAQVEGFAGDLSNPAQVDALLGRFPKVDILINNLGIFDPKPFEEIDDAEWQHFFNVNVLSGARLSRAYLPGMRAQNWGRIVFISSESGVQIPVEMIHYGVTKTALLGLSRGLAELTAGTAITVNAVLPGPTRSEGVDAFVEKLSGGQSFEAFEKTFFETARPTSLIKRFATTQEVANLVAYVASPLSSATTGAALRVDGGVVKSAF; this is encoded by the coding sequence ATGAACCTCCACCTTCAGAACAAGCTCGCTCTCGTGACCGGCTCGACCAAGGGCATCGGGCATGCCATTGCTGTAGCACTGGCCGCCGAAGGCGCCCGCGTGATCGTCAACGGCCGCACCGAAGCGTCCGTGGGCGACGCGATTGCACGCCTGCGCACCGAGGTGCCCGACGCCCAGGTCGAGGGCTTTGCCGGTGACCTGTCCAATCCGGCCCAGGTCGACGCGCTGCTCGGCCGCTTTCCCAAGGTCGACATCCTCATCAACAACCTCGGTATCTTCGACCCCAAGCCGTTCGAGGAAATCGACGACGCCGAGTGGCAGCACTTCTTCAACGTGAACGTGCTGAGCGGCGCGCGGCTGTCGCGCGCCTACCTGCCCGGTATGCGTGCACAGAACTGGGGACGCATCGTGTTCATCAGCAGCGAGAGCGGCGTGCAGATTCCGGTGGAGATGATCCACTACGGTGTCACGAAGACCGCGCTGCTGGGCCTCTCGCGTGGATTGGCCGAGCTGACGGCGGGCACGGCCATCACGGTGAATGCCGTGCTGCCGGGGCCGACGCGTTCCGAAGGCGTAGACGCGTTTGTCGAAAAACTCTCGGGCGGGCAGAGCTTCGAAGCGTTCGAGAAAACCTTCTTCGAGACGGCGCGGCCGACCTCGCTCATCAAGCGCTTTGCCACCACGCAGGAAGTCGCCAACCTGGTTGCCTACGTGGCCAGCCCGCTGTCGTCGGCCACCACAGGCGCTGCGCTGCGTGTGGACGGCGGCGTGGTGAAGTCGGCGTTCTAG
- a CDS encoding polysaccharide deacetylase family protein, protein MQDRQAKGSKLSWRWPVWLGVVALALGVATVRAQQPTTSASAEPQIAFYYGRDVPVAELQAFDWVVLEPATAGSFDPKQPSPTLWFARVDLTQQTDAMRTSAWPANVIDQVFAPLLAQGYAGFLLDGLDALQRGAPDAANAVAALVQALHARAPQTRLLAGGTAWLETLAPQLSGVVTAGLVRERTGGEGLQEVTDADRAARVATLRKIGAQYRIPAVALDYCPNYNRTCLRETANVARAAGVTSYATTPGADFIGIGRLEVMPRRVLLVEPQEPGTSRNTAPSVLYLAMPINYLGYRTEFADANKPLPTVTPDRYAGVVTWFDGNASRPGTWSSWLRRTMGAGVRVAMFNQFGLNMDATTARMLDLQTVPGTPAGPLDIVLRDPMVGFELQPHPDRRMAVGVKVDPSVAGAQSLLRLSAGSYAYDAAAIMPWGGYVLQPFGVFRMPDVDQARWVIQPLDFLRRALQLPAMPVPDTTTENGRRLMTVHIDGDGFASRTEFPPSEFSGQALLREILDRYKVPTTVSIIEGEVAADGVYPKLTPQLEPIARTLFAQPYVELASHTFSHPFNWLRTTNPPDPASAATAEGTDTAFSLNIPNYRFSFDREIAGSIHYINTKLAPPGKQVKVLLWSGNGQVPPIAVQKTVEAGVLNMNGGDTYITRSNPSWTAVAPLGVDKGDGLFQVFAPDQNENIYTNLWHGPYYGFSRAIETFELTEKPYRFKPIGIYYHMYSGTKLASVTALRQVYDWAVAQPVMPVYASDYIRKVLDFRTLAVARDGDAWVVRGNGDLRTVRWSGPGVPRLADARDVAGYTAGPGGSYIHLTSGSARFALDNDGPTLPYVRDASGRLSNWRRSADGRSLSVDVAGYTRPFIRFANATRCRATVDGRDVAASHGADWRIELGAGNPARLTPQHVELTCDR, encoded by the coding sequence ATGCAGGACAGGCAGGCAAAGGGCAGCAAGTTATCGTGGCGGTGGCCGGTGTGGCTGGGTGTCGTGGCGTTGGCGCTCGGCGTTGCGACCGTTCGTGCACAGCAGCCGACGACGTCCGCTTCGGCAGAGCCGCAGATCGCCTTCTACTACGGCCGCGATGTCCCCGTCGCTGAACTGCAAGCCTTCGACTGGGTCGTGCTGGAGCCGGCCACGGCCGGCAGCTTCGATCCGAAGCAGCCATCGCCCACGCTCTGGTTCGCTCGCGTCGACCTGACGCAGCAGACCGACGCAATGCGCACAAGCGCCTGGCCTGCCAACGTGATCGACCAGGTCTTTGCGCCGCTGCTCGCGCAGGGCTACGCGGGCTTCCTGCTGGATGGGCTGGACGCGCTCCAGCGCGGCGCGCCCGATGCCGCCAATGCCGTTGCGGCACTGGTCCAGGCGTTGCATGCACGTGCACCGCAGACCAGGCTGCTGGCCGGCGGCACGGCGTGGCTTGAGACGCTCGCACCGCAGTTGTCCGGCGTGGTGACGGCCGGGCTGGTGCGCGAGCGCACCGGCGGGGAAGGCTTGCAAGAGGTGACCGATGCCGACCGCGCCGCACGCGTTGCCACGCTGCGCAAGATCGGTGCGCAGTACCGCATACCCGCCGTCGCACTCGATTACTGCCCCAACTACAACCGTACCTGTCTGCGTGAGACCGCCAATGTGGCGCGCGCTGCAGGCGTTACCAGCTACGCCACCACGCCCGGCGCCGACTTCATCGGCATCGGCCGGCTGGAAGTGATGCCGCGCCGTGTCCTGCTGGTCGAACCCCAGGAGCCCGGCACCAGCCGCAACACCGCGCCATCGGTGCTCTATCTGGCCATGCCCATCAACTATCTCGGCTATCGCACCGAATTTGCCGACGCCAACAAGCCGTTGCCGACCGTCACGCCCGACCGCTATGCCGGCGTCGTCACCTGGTTCGACGGCAACGCATCGCGACCGGGCACGTGGTCATCGTGGCTCAGGCGCACGATGGGCGCCGGTGTTCGCGTGGCGATGTTCAACCAGTTCGGGCTGAACATGGATGCCACCACGGCGCGGATGCTGGATCTACAGACCGTGCCCGGCACGCCGGCGGGGCCGCTTGACATCGTTTTGCGCGATCCCATGGTGGGCTTCGAGTTGCAGCCTCATCCCGACCGGCGCATGGCCGTGGGGGTGAAGGTCGACCCCAGCGTCGCGGGGGCGCAGTCGCTGCTGCGGCTCTCCGCCGGCAGTTACGCCTACGATGCGGCGGCCATCATGCCGTGGGGCGGTTATGTGCTGCAGCCGTTTGGCGTCTTCCGCATGCCCGATGTCGACCAGGCGCGCTGGGTGATCCAGCCGCTCGATTTTCTGCGCCGCGCGCTGCAACTGCCCGCCATGCCGGTGCCTGACACCACGACGGAAAACGGCCGCCGGCTGATGACCGTGCACATCGATGGCGACGGCTTCGCCTCCCGCACTGAGTTTCCACCGAGCGAGTTTTCCGGCCAGGCATTGCTGCGCGAGATCCTGGACCGCTACAAGGTGCCGACCACCGTGTCGATCATCGAGGGCGAGGTGGCGGCCGACGGCGTGTACCCGAAGCTCACGCCGCAGCTCGAGCCGATCGCGCGCACCCTCTTTGCGCAGCCCTACGTGGAGCTGGCCAGCCATACGTTCTCGCACCCGTTCAACTGGCTGCGCACCACCAACCCGCCCGATCCGGCCTCCGCCGCCACGGCCGAAGGCACCGACACCGCCTTCTCGTTGAACATTCCCAATTACCGCTTCAGCTTCGATCGCGAGATCGCGGGTTCCATCCACTACATCAACACCAAGCTCGCCCCGCCAGGCAAGCAGGTAAAGGTGCTGCTGTGGAGCGGCAACGGCCAGGTGCCGCCGATTGCCGTGCAAAAGACCGTCGAGGCCGGTGTCCTGAACATGAACGGCGGCGACACCTACATCACGCGCTCCAACCCGAGCTGGACCGCCGTGGCGCCGCTGGGCGTGGACAAAGGCGATGGCCTCTTCCAGGTATTCGCGCCCGACCAGAACGAGAACATCTACACCAACCTCTGGCACGGCCCGTATTACGGTTTCTCGCGGGCCATCGAGACGTTCGAGCTGACCGAAAAGCCTTACCGCTTCAAGCCGATCGGCATCTATTACCACATGTATTCGGGCACCAAGCTGGCCTCGGTTACGGCTCTGCGGCAGGTGTATGACTGGGCGGTCGCGCAGCCGGTCATGCCGGTCTACGCGTCGGACTACATCCGCAAGGTGCTCGACTTCCGCACCCTGGCCGTGGCGCGTGACGGCGATGCCTGGGTCGTGCGCGGCAATGGCGACCTGCGCACCGTGCGCTGGTCCGGACCCGGCGTGCCGCGTCTTGCCGATGCACGCGACGTGGCGGGCTACACGGCGGGTCCGGGTGGTTCCTATATCCATCTGACCAGCGGCTCGGCACGCTTTGCGCTGGACAACGATGGGCCGACGCTGCCTTACGTGCGCGATGCCAGCGGCCGCCTGTCGAACTGGCGGCGCAGTGCGGATGGCCGCTCGCTGTCGGTCGATGTTGCCGGCTATACGCGACCGTTCATCCGCTTTGCCAATGCAACCCGTTGCCGGGCGACCGTGGACGGCCGTGACGTGGCCGCCTCGCACGGGGCTGACTGGCGCATCGAACTGGGGGCGGGCAACCCCGCCAGGCTCACGCCTCAGCACGTCGAGCTGACCTGCGACAGATGA
- a CDS encoding response regulator transcription factor yields the protein MNWTATRPIRVIVLDDHAVVRHGLAARLKQETDIEVSGMFASGREIVQALKDKSLEVDVLLMDYSLGPTEIDGLNLIRLIRVRYPDLKILVASAHHNMATVGMVMHAGARGFVGKEEDLSELVRAIRTVAAGGKRLNAALAAEMERGALSADAPAPVTNGTKLSALIDRSELSPREREVLRCCLDGMSVTDIAEKFARSIKTISSQKQSAYRKLGIRTDTELFKIKHELEGQ from the coding sequence ATGAATTGGACCGCGACCCGGCCGATCCGCGTGATCGTGCTCGATGACCATGCGGTTGTCCGCCATGGTCTGGCTGCGCGCCTGAAACAGGAGACCGACATCGAGGTTTCCGGCATGTTCGCCTCGGGTCGCGAAATCGTGCAGGCACTCAAAGACAAAAGCCTTGAGGTGGATGTCCTGCTGATGGACTACTCGCTCGGACCCACCGAGATTGACGGGCTGAACCTGATCCGCCTGATCCGCGTGCGCTATCCGGACTTGAAGATCCTGGTGGCGTCGGCGCATCACAACATGGCGACGGTGGGCATGGTCATGCATGCCGGCGCACGCGGTTTTGTCGGCAAGGAAGAGGATCTGTCGGAATTGGTACGCGCCATCCGCACGGTGGCCGCGGGCGGCAAGCGCCTGAATGCCGCGCTGGCTGCCGAGATGGAGCGCGGTGCGCTTTCCGCCGATGCGCCCGCGCCCGTCACCAATGGCACCAAGCTGTCCGCCCTGATCGACCGCTCCGAACTCAGCCCGCGCGAGCGCGAGGTACTGCGCTGCTGCCTGGACGGCATGTCGGTCACGGACATTGCCGAGAAATTTGCGCGCAGCATCAAGACGATCAGCTCGCAAAAGCAATCGGCCTATCGCAAGCTGGGTATCCGCACCGATACCGAGCTGTTCAAGATCAAGCACGAGCTTGAGGGGCAGTGA
- a CDS encoding undecaprenyl-diphosphatase — translation MESLNHTLFLWINAPADAPAATVRLAMAFAEYAIWLVPLTLVAGWLWGEPTTRRQALQTGVAAALALSINVGFGLAWYHPRPFAIELGTNLLPHAPDSSFPSDHLTALWTVAFSLMWNARLRRVGVLLALLGVPMAWARIYLGVHYPFDMLGAAAVSALCAWLCSGRVAHTLSEPLHRLGLALHGVVLAPCVRRGWVRK, via the coding sequence ATGGAATCACTCAATCACACGCTGTTTCTTTGGATCAACGCACCGGCCGACGCACCGGCTGCCACCGTCCGGCTGGCGATGGCCTTTGCCGAATACGCGATCTGGCTGGTGCCGCTCACGCTCGTCGCCGGCTGGCTGTGGGGTGAGCCCACCACGCGCAGGCAGGCACTGCAGACCGGCGTGGCTGCAGCGCTGGCGTTGTCGATCAACGTCGGCTTCGGCCTTGCGTGGTATCACCCCAGGCCGTTTGCGATTGAACTGGGCACGAATCTGCTGCCGCACGCGCCGGATTCGTCGTTCCCCAGCGACCACCTGACCGCACTGTGGACCGTGGCATTCAGCCTGATGTGGAACGCACGCCTGCGGCGCGTGGGTGTGTTGCTGGCGCTATTGGGCGTGCCGATGGCGTGGGCGCGCATCTACCTGGGCGTGCACTATCCGTTCGACATGCTGGGCGCGGCGGCTGTGTCGGCCCTATGCGCATGGCTTTGCAGCGGGCGTGTGGCGCATACGCTGTCGGAGCCGCTGCACCGGCTGGGGCTGGCCTTGCATGGCGTGGTGCTGGCGCCCTGCGTGCGGCGCGGCTGGGTGCGCAAGTAA
- a CDS encoding MFS transporter, translating into MSTESLSASSVASSAKRHWPALAALLTGNFVTILDLFIVNVAIPDIRAGLHASFAEIQLVMVGYSAAYAVFLLNGARLGDLFGRRRMFLAGMALFTLASALCGLATTPWMLIAMRVGQGLGAAILMPQVMASLRVLFDGDARRRAFGTMGAVQGVAASVSQIIGGWLIAHPLAADVSGWRAVFLVNVPIGIVALLAARAFVAESRAPVAARLDVHGAVAGAVALAMLLVPIMQGRESGWPWWSWVLPLASLLVFRHFVRVEQALSTAGRVPIIEMALFRNRSFVLGVLAIFLFYTAISSYFLALTILLQFGRGLSALAAGLVFTPAAIAFFTGSLTAPRLAERIGQRALLLGVATFAVGMVVLATMAQLGAGTAWLILPLMLNGFGQGMVIPLSLNTILSGVETAQAGMGAGTVTTMQAVGNAVGVTVVGVLLFSLLGQVEGAEGAVSADAAAHAAHYGHAFALATLYNVAATVLSFVLFWRAWRRHA; encoded by the coding sequence ATGTCAACAGAATCCCTTTCTGCTAGTAGCGTCGCCTCGTCAGCCAAACGACATTGGCCGGCGCTGGCGGCGCTGCTGACCGGCAACTTCGTCACCATTCTCGACCTGTTCATCGTCAATGTGGCGATTCCGGATATCCGGGCCGGCCTGCATGCCAGTTTTGCGGAGATCCAGCTCGTGATGGTCGGCTACAGCGCGGCGTATGCGGTGTTCCTGCTCAACGGCGCCCGCCTGGGGGACCTGTTTGGGCGCAGGCGCATGTTTCTGGCAGGCATGGCGCTGTTCACGCTCGCATCTGCGCTGTGCGGGCTGGCCACCACGCCGTGGATGCTGATCGCCATGCGTGTCGGCCAGGGCTTGGGCGCGGCCATCCTCATGCCCCAGGTGATGGCCTCGCTGCGCGTACTGTTTGACGGCGATGCGCGACGCCGCGCATTCGGCACCATGGGCGCCGTGCAGGGCGTGGCGGCGTCGGTCTCGCAAATCATTGGCGGCTGGCTGATCGCGCATCCGCTGGCGGCCGACGTATCCGGCTGGCGTGCGGTGTTCCTGGTGAATGTGCCGATCGGCATTGTGGCGCTCCTGGCGGCCCGCGCCTTCGTGGCGGAATCGCGTGCGCCGGTGGCGGCGCGGCTGGACGTGCATGGCGCCGTGGCGGGTGCGGTGGCGCTGGCGATGCTGCTGGTGCCCATCATGCAGGGCCGCGAATCCGGCTGGCCGTGGTGGTCGTGGGTGCTGCCGCTGGCCTCGCTGCTGGTGTTCCGCCACTTTGTGCGGGTGGAGCAAGCGCTGTCGACGGCGGGCCGCGTCCCGATCATCGAGATGGCGCTGTTCCGCAACCGCAGCTTTGTGCTGGGCGTGCTGGCGATCTTCCTGTTCTACACGGCCATCAGTTCGTACTTCCTGGCGCTGACGATCCTGCTGCAGTTCGGGCGCGGCCTGTCGGCGCTGGCAGCGGGGTTGGTGTTTACGCCCGCGGCCATCGCGTTCTTTACCGGCTCGCTGACAGCGCCCCGTCTGGCTGAGCGCATCGGGCAGCGTGCCCTGCTGCTGGGGGTGGCCACCTTCGCCGTCGGCATGGTCGTGCTGGCCACCATGGCGCAGCTGGGCGCGGGTACCGCCTGGCTGATCCTGCCGCTGATGCTCAATGGCTTTGGGCAGGGCATGGTCATTCCACTGTCGCTCAACACCATCCTGAGCGGCGTGGAAACAGCCCAGGCCGGCATGGGCGCCGGTACCGTTACGACCATGCAGGCCGTGGGCAATGCGGTGGGCGTGACGGTGGTGGGCGTGCTGCTGTTCTCGCTGCTCGGTCAGGTGGAGGGGGCAGAGGGCGCAGTGTCGGCGGACGCTGCCGCCCACGCAGCGCACTATGGCCACGCGTTCGCGCTGGCCACGCTCTACAACGTGGCGGCGACGGTGCTGTCGTTCGTGCTGTTCTGGCGGGCGTGGCGCCGTCACGCCTGA
- a CDS encoding methyl-accepting chemotaxis protein has translation MRASAPLFAVSQPPTSLGTRLAVIGLIALVLVFGMFALANSQSSLRMLEASTQSAMHNQEAAMRDMIGLFDGTMRTEADRFLTAFADAAPGPYSVDPAQTVEVAGKPTPTFKSGDTVLNLNFTVPDQFFARTGGTIATVFARAGDDFVRVTTSLKKENAERAIGTLLDRAHPSYKALMAGEPFRGLAWLFGVPYMSKYEPVRDASGKVIGALYVGVDVRSELALLKDKIRSHGIGKTGGYFVIDGKPGADQGKVLIDHAQDREGKNLLDAKDAAGQTWVREMIARKDGTLRHTLADTEAGTARERLTVFTQYPDWQLVIAGTAYVDELDADLVAARNRFLLLGLALGALLAGGLYWMLRRTVSTPLAEVVNVAQRVAAGDLTHRLPTTRSDEIGQVMRAVNGVGDGLSGIVDKVRASASTIASSTGQIAAGNADLSARTEAQAGNLERTASSIEQLAATVRQNAESAHHAHDMVQSASEAANAGGQTVERLVGTMSGIHATAQKIADITGIIDGIAFQTNILALNAAVEAARAGEQGRGFAVVAGEVRSLAQRSAAAAKEIKELISRSVEEVQAGNEAARGAGDAMQDIVTRVERIAGLMGEISHASREQSQGIEEVNRAVTSMDEVTQQNAALVEEAAAAAESLRQQAQELRGAVDVFRLA, from the coding sequence ATGAGAGCGTCTGCGCCCCTTTTTGCGGTTTCACAACCTCCAACAAGCCTCGGTACCAGGCTGGCCGTGATTGGCCTGATCGCCCTGGTGCTCGTGTTCGGCATGTTTGCCCTGGCGAACTCGCAATCGAGCCTGCGCATGCTGGAGGCCAGTACACAATCGGCCATGCATAACCAGGAGGCCGCCATGCGCGACATGATCGGCCTGTTCGACGGCACCATGCGCACCGAGGCCGACCGCTTCCTGACCGCTTTTGCCGACGCCGCGCCCGGGCCGTACAGCGTAGATCCGGCGCAGACCGTTGAAGTGGCCGGCAAGCCGACGCCCACGTTCAAGAGCGGTGACACGGTGCTGAACCTCAACTTCACCGTGCCGGACCAGTTCTTCGCGCGCACCGGCGGCACGATCGCCACCGTGTTTGCCCGGGCCGGCGACGATTTCGTGCGCGTGACCACTTCGCTCAAGAAGGAAAACGCCGAACGCGCGATCGGCACGCTGCTCGACCGCGCGCACCCGAGCTACAAAGCGCTGATGGCCGGCGAGCCGTTCCGCGGCTTGGCGTGGCTGTTTGGCGTGCCCTACATGAGCAAGTACGAGCCCGTGCGCGATGCGTCGGGCAAGGTCATCGGCGCGCTCTACGTAGGTGTGGACGTGCGCTCGGAACTGGCGCTGCTCAAGGACAAGATCCGCTCGCACGGCATCGGCAAGACGGGCGGCTATTTCGTCATCGACGGCAAGCCCGGCGCAGACCAGGGCAAGGTGCTGATCGACCATGCGCAAGACCGGGAGGGCAAGAACCTGCTCGACGCCAAGGACGCGGCCGGCCAGACCTGGGTGCGCGAGATGATCGCGCGCAAGGACGGCACGTTGCGCCACACACTGGCCGACACGGAAGCTGGCACCGCGCGCGAGCGGCTGACCGTCTTCACCCAATACCCGGATTGGCAACTGGTGATTGCCGGTACGGCCTATGTGGATGAACTGGACGCCGATCTGGTGGCTGCCCGCAACCGCTTTCTGCTGTTGGGTCTGGCACTCGGCGCACTGCTGGCCGGCGGCCTGTACTGGATGCTGCGCCGTACCGTGAGCACGCCGCTGGCCGAGGTGGTGAACGTCGCGCAGCGTGTGGCTGCGGGCGATCTCACGCACCGCCTGCCCACCACGCGCAGCGATGAAATCGGCCAGGTCATGCGTGCTGTCAACGGCGTCGGCGACGGCCTTTCGGGCATCGTCGACAAGGTGCGCGCCAGTGCCTCCACCATCGCGTCGAGCACCGGCCAGATCGCCGCCGGCAACGCCGATCTTTCCGCACGCACCGAAGCGCAGGCCGGCAACCTCGAGCGCACCGCATCCAGCATCGAGCAACTGGCCGCCACCGTGCGCCAAAACGCCGAGAGTGCCCACCATGCGCACGACATGGTGCAATCCGCCAGCGAGGCGGCCAATGCCGGCGGGCAGACCGTGGAGCGGCTGGTCGGCACCATGTCGGGCATCCATGCCACGGCGCAGAAGATTGCCGACATCACCGGCATCATCGACGGCATCGCGTTCCAGACGAACATCTTGGCGCTCAACGCCGCCGTGGAAGCCGCCCGCGCAGGCGAACAGGGCCGCGGCTTCGCTGTCGTCGCCGGCGAGGTGCGCAGCCTCGCCCAGCGCAGTGCAGCCGCCGCCAAGGAGATCAAGGAACTGATCAGTCGCTCGGTCGAAGAAGTACAGGCCGGCAACGAAGCCGCCCGCGGCGCCGGTGACGCCATGCAGGACATCGTGACGCGCGTGGAGCGCATCGCCGGCCTGATGGGCGAGATCAGCCACGCGTCGCGCGAGCAGTCGCAAGGCATCGAAGAGGTCAACCGCGCGGTCACGTCGATGGACGAGGTGACGCAGCAGAACGCCGCGCTGGTCGAGGAAGCGGCTGCTGCGGCCGAAAGCCTGCGCCAGCAAGCCCAGGAACTGCGCGGCGCGGTGGACGTGTTCCGGCTCGCCTGA
- a CDS encoding TetR/AcrR family transcriptional regulator, translating into MNETDGRRQRGERARAQVLEHATAIASTDGLEGLTIGRVATDAGVGKGNIQVLFGDKETLQLATLDAGVVHYRATVVEPALALESPLARLRALTDGWFDYVASGASPGGCFVCAASYEYRARPGAIQDRVRGHRESVRARFRETITAAQAAGELRADVDVDQLVFEIESFRSNANVAFLMGDMAVFERARRSTQARIDAALA; encoded by the coding sequence ATGAACGAAACCGACGGCCGCCGCCAGCGCGGCGAACGTGCGCGCGCCCAGGTGCTCGAGCACGCCACCGCCATCGCTTCCACCGATGGGCTGGAGGGCCTGACCATCGGTCGTGTGGCCACGGATGCAGGCGTGGGCAAGGGCAACATCCAGGTGCTCTTCGGCGACAAGGAAACGCTGCAGCTCGCCACCCTCGACGCTGGGGTCGTGCATTACCGCGCGACGGTGGTCGAGCCCGCGCTGGCGCTGGAGAGCCCGCTTGCCCGCCTGCGGGCGCTGACCGACGGCTGGTTCGACTACGTGGCCAGCGGCGCATCGCCAGGCGGCTGCTTTGTGTGCGCGGCCAGCTACGAATACCGGGCCCGCCCGGGCGCGATCCAGGATCGTGTGCGCGGACACCGCGAGTCGGTGCGTGCGCGGTTTCGCGAGACGATCACCGCCGCACAGGCAGCCGGAGAATTGCGCGCCGATGTCGACGTCGATCAGCTCGTCTTCGAGATCGAATCGTTTCGCTCCAACGCAAACGTGGCGTTTCTGATGGGCGATATGGCGGTGTTCGAGCGCGCGCGCCGCAGCACGCAGGCGCGCATCGACGCGGCGCTGGCCTGA
- a CDS encoding MarR family winged helix-turn-helix transcriptional regulator, whose translation MSIDVQTPEAADTSTSEGAYQLDTMDRDTNIGRLVHRVRHALVTHIDSALASLDLTAAQWTVVIYLAEDLATTPAELSRLLHYDPGAMTRLIDRLEKKNIVKRAPSDADRRSVVVSLTEQGRALYPEIRPLIIDVLNHLLRGFSQTEVKQLENLLLRVLHNA comes from the coding sequence ATGAGCATCGACGTACAGACACCTGAGGCCGCCGACACCAGCACCAGTGAAGGCGCCTACCAGCTTGACACTATGGACCGCGATACCAACATCGGTCGGCTCGTGCACCGGGTCCGACACGCGTTGGTGACGCATATCGACAGTGCCCTGGCATCGCTGGACTTGACAGCCGCGCAATGGACGGTCGTCATCTACCTGGCCGAAGACCTGGCCACCACGCCGGCCGAACTCTCGCGCCTGCTGCACTACGATCCGGGCGCGATGACGCGGCTGATCGATCGGCTGGAGAAGAAGAACATCGTCAAGCGCGCCCCCAGCGATGCGGACCGCCGCTCGGTGGTGGTGTCGCTCACCGAGCAGGGCCGCGCGCTGTATCCGGAGATCCGGCCGCTGATCATCGACGTGCTGAACCACCTGCTGCGCGGGTTTTCGCAGACCGAGGTCAAGCAGTTGGAAAACCTGCTGTTGCGCGTGCTGCACAACGCCTGA
- a CDS encoding S1C family serine protease, with protein sequence MHIVRLVSLLVAALVCAGVAERAVALEPAAVFAKVSPSVWEVRVAGSDGRPLSIGSAVVIADGVAITNCHVLRGGKQVWLKRGNASYGARLQYPDVERDLCQLRVADFHAPAVMLSPGSALVTGQKVYAVGNPLGLELTISEGLISSLRTDDEGRLKSIQTSAPISQGSSGGGLFDADGRLIGITDHQVVLTMGQNLNFAIPADWIADVPARGQKSLAQATAAPAAYASSAQAAPPRRSGELGRNQQAGFDMYLKKTWPKIFVASDGDHYSWAVGQNAEFRAMAFCTERWINCRVYARDDTIVEAK encoded by the coding sequence ATGCATATCGTTCGACTGGTTTCATTGCTGGTTGCCGCGTTGGTCTGCGCCGGCGTTGCAGAGCGCGCGGTCGCGCTGGAGCCCGCAGCGGTCTTTGCCAAGGTTTCGCCCAGCGTCTGGGAGGTCCGCGTTGCGGGTTCGGACGGGCGGCCGCTGTCCATTGGCAGCGCAGTCGTTATCGCCGATGGTGTGGCGATCACGAACTGCCATGTGCTGCGCGGCGGCAAGCAAGTCTGGCTCAAACGCGGCAACGCAAGCTACGGTGCTCGTTTGCAGTATCCCGACGTGGAGCGCGACCTCTGTCAGCTCCGGGTCGCGGATTTCCACGCGCCTGCAGTGATGCTCTCTCCGGGGAGCGCACTCGTGACGGGGCAAAAAGTGTACGCGGTCGGCAATCCGCTGGGGCTGGAGCTGACGATCAGCGAGGGCCTGATCTCGTCCTTGCGTACCGATGACGAAGGACGTCTCAAGAGCATCCAGACGTCTGCCCCAATCTCACAAGGGTCCAGCGGGGGCGGCCTGTTCGATGCAGACGGCCGGTTGATTGGCATAACAGACCATCAGGTCGTGCTCACCATGGGGCAGAACCTGAACTTCGCGATTCCTGCGGACTGGATTGCCGATGTCCCTGCGCGCGGGCAGAAATCGCTAGCTCAGGCGACGGCTGCACCGGCCGCTTACGCATCGAGCGCGCAGGCGGCGCCACCACGCCGCTCCGGCGAACTCGGGCGAAACCAACAGGCCGGCTTCGATATGTATCTGAAGAAAACGTGGCCGAAGATTTTTGTCGCCTCCGACGGCGATCATTACTCCTGGGCCGTAGGCCAGAACGCGGAGTTTCGGGCGATGGCTTTCTGTACCGAGCGATGGATCAATTGCCGCGTCTACGCCCGAGACGACACCATCGTCGAGGCCAAGTGA